A stretch of Oryza brachyantha chromosome 4, ObraRS2, whole genome shotgun sequence DNA encodes these proteins:
- the LOC102710401 gene encoding cyclin-B2-1 isoform X1, whose protein sequence is MERVSENRRLAAVGKPVPGIGEMGNRRPLRDINNLVGAPPYPSAIAKKPLLEKSGKEVQKPALAANRRPITRNFTASLTRKQQLDHQVAVTDTAVACVDPEKKPIPDGTVDDDVESCQSIDDIAVDEEESECKDIDDEDESMMDIDSADSGNPLAATEYVEEMYKFYRENEETSCVQPDYMSSQEDINEKMRAILIDWLIEVHYKFELMDETLFLTVNIIDRFLEKQVVPRKKLQLVGVTAMLLACKYEEVSVPVVEDLVLISDRAYTKGQILEMEKLILNTLQFNMSVPTPYVFMRRFLKAAQSDKQLELLSFFILELCLVEYQMLKYRPSLLAAAAVYTAQCALIRCQQWTKTCELHSRYTGDQLFECSRMMVDFHHKAGAGKLTGVHRKYSTFKFGCAAKTEPALFLLESGGGGGYKRSGAT, encoded by the exons ATGGAGAGGGTGAGCGAGAACCGGaggctggcggcggtggggaagCCCGTGCCGGGGATCGGAg AGATGGGGAACCGGAGGCCGCTCAGGGACATCAACAACCTCGTCGGGGCACCGCCGTACCCCTCAGCGATCGCCAAGAAACCATTGCTAGA GAAGAGTGGGAAGGAGGTGCAGAAGCCGGCATTGGCGGCGAACCGCCGGCCCATCACGAG GAATTTCACAGCCTCCTTGACGCGAAAACAGCAGCTTGACCATCAGGTCGCCGTGACTGATACAGCGGTGGCCTGCGTTGATCCCGAGAAGAAGCCCATCCCCGATGGCACAGTTGATGACGACGTGGAATCGTGCCAATCGATCGACGACATTGCCGTG GATGAGGAAGAGTCAGAGTGCAAGGATATTGATGATGAGGATGAATCCATGATGGATATTGACAGTGCCGACTCAGGGAATCCACTTGCAGCAACCGAGTACGTCGAAGAGATGTACAAGTTCTATAGAGAAAATGAG GAAACAAGTTGTGTGCAGCCTGATTACATGTCCAGTCAAGAAGACATtaatgaaaagatgagagcAATTCTGATTGATTGGCTCATTGAG GTCCATTACAAGTTTGAGCTGATGGATGAGACACTCTTTCTTACTGTGAACATAATAGACAGATTCTTGGAAAAACAAGTTGTGCCAAGGAAGAAGTTGCAGCTAGTTGGAGTGACGGCTATGCTCCTTGCTTGCAAATACGAGGAAGTCTCAGTCCCTGTTGTTGAGGATCTAGTGCTAATTTCTGACCGGGCTTATACAAAAGGACAAATTCTGGAAATG GAAAAGTTGATCCTAAACACACTCCAGTTCAACATGTCTGTACCAACACCTTACGTTTTTATGAGAAGATTTCTGAAGGCAGCTCAATCTGACAAGCAG CTAGAgctcctttcctttttcattCTGGAGCTCTGCCTGGTGGAATACCAAATGCTCAAGTACCGACCTTcgcttcttgctgctgctgcagtttACACAGCACAATGTGCTCTCATTCGTTGCCAGCAGTGGACAAAGACCTGCGAGCTACATAGCAGATACACCGGAGACCAGCTTTT TGAATGCTCCAGGATGATGGTAGATTTCCACCATAAAGCCGGGGCTGGCAAGCTCACCGGCGTGCACAGGAAATACAGTACGTTCAAGTTTGGGTGTGCAGCCAAAACGGAGCCCGCTCTCTTCTTGCTCGAgtcaggaggaggaggaggttaCAAACGTTCAGGAGCAACCTAG
- the LOC102710401 gene encoding cyclin-B2-1 isoform X2, with amino-acid sequence MERVSENRRLAAVGKPVPGIGEMGNRRPLRDINNLVGAPPYPSAIAKKPLLEKSGKEVQKPALAANRRPITRNFTASLTRKQQLDHQVAVTDTAVACVDPEKKPIPDGTVDDDVESCQSIDDIAVDEEESECKDIDDEDESMMDIDSADSGNPLAATEYVEEMYKFYRENEETSCVQPDYMSSQEDINEKMRAILIDWLIEVHYKFELMDETLFLTVNIIDRFLEKQVVPRKKLQLVGVTAMLLACKYEEVSVPVVEDLVLISDRAYTKGQILEMEKLILNTLQFNMSVPTPYVFMRRFLKAAQSDKQFTQHNVLSFVASSGQRPASYIADTPETSFLNAPG; translated from the exons ATGGAGAGGGTGAGCGAGAACCGGaggctggcggcggtggggaagCCCGTGCCGGGGATCGGAg AGATGGGGAACCGGAGGCCGCTCAGGGACATCAACAACCTCGTCGGGGCACCGCCGTACCCCTCAGCGATCGCCAAGAAACCATTGCTAGA GAAGAGTGGGAAGGAGGTGCAGAAGCCGGCATTGGCGGCGAACCGCCGGCCCATCACGAG GAATTTCACAGCCTCCTTGACGCGAAAACAGCAGCTTGACCATCAGGTCGCCGTGACTGATACAGCGGTGGCCTGCGTTGATCCCGAGAAGAAGCCCATCCCCGATGGCACAGTTGATGACGACGTGGAATCGTGCCAATCGATCGACGACATTGCCGTG GATGAGGAAGAGTCAGAGTGCAAGGATATTGATGATGAGGATGAATCCATGATGGATATTGACAGTGCCGACTCAGGGAATCCACTTGCAGCAACCGAGTACGTCGAAGAGATGTACAAGTTCTATAGAGAAAATGAG GAAACAAGTTGTGTGCAGCCTGATTACATGTCCAGTCAAGAAGACATtaatgaaaagatgagagcAATTCTGATTGATTGGCTCATTGAG GTCCATTACAAGTTTGAGCTGATGGATGAGACACTCTTTCTTACTGTGAACATAATAGACAGATTCTTGGAAAAACAAGTTGTGCCAAGGAAGAAGTTGCAGCTAGTTGGAGTGACGGCTATGCTCCTTGCTTGCAAATACGAGGAAGTCTCAGTCCCTGTTGTTGAGGATCTAGTGCTAATTTCTGACCGGGCTTATACAAAAGGACAAATTCTGGAAATG GAAAAGTTGATCCTAAACACACTCCAGTTCAACATGTCTGTACCAACACCTTACGTTTTTATGAGAAGATTTCTGAAGGCAGCTCAATCTGACAAGCAG tttACACAGCACAATGTGCTCTCATTCGTTGCCAGCAGTGGACAAAGACCTGCGAGCTACATAGCAGATACACCGGAGACCAGCTTTT TGAATGCTCCAGGATGA